Proteins encoded together in one Vicinamibacterales bacterium window:
- a CDS encoding response regulator transcription factor, whose amino-acid sequence MSGAVRIRVLLADDHPLIRMGLRSVLDASPDVTVVAEADNGTTALEQIHALVPDVAVLDLEMPGQDGIAVALAIQQARLPVKPVLLTAHRKPALVHRALDSGLLGYVLKDAAVTEILDCVRQVHAGHHYVSPQLSSLLVSRRSRATALAATTPGLEELTPTERDVLARVAQGQTSREIGELMFISHRTVEHHRANIAEKLNLRGANALMRFAIAHRSELS is encoded by the coding sequence GTGAGCGGCGCCGTCCGGATCCGCGTGCTGCTTGCCGACGACCATCCGTTGATCCGCATGGGCCTGCGGTCGGTGCTTGATGCGTCGCCCGATGTCACCGTGGTGGCCGAGGCCGACAACGGGACGACGGCTCTGGAGCAGATTCACGCGTTGGTCCCCGACGTGGCCGTGCTCGATCTGGAAATGCCAGGCCAGGACGGAATCGCCGTCGCCCTTGCCATCCAGCAAGCCCGATTGCCGGTGAAGCCCGTGCTGCTGACCGCCCATCGCAAGCCGGCGCTGGTGCACCGGGCACTTGATTCAGGATTGCTGGGTTATGTGCTGAAGGATGCCGCGGTCACCGAGATTCTTGATTGCGTCCGCCAGGTGCATGCCGGCCACCACTACGTGAGTCCTCAATTGTCGAGCTTGCTCGTGTCGAGGCGGAGTCGCGCCACGGCACTCGCCGCGACCACACCCGGGCTGGAGGAGCTGACGCCCACCGAGCGCGACGTGCTGGCGCGCGTGGCCCAGGGGCAGACCAGCCGCGAGATCGGTGAGCTCATGTTCATCAGTCATCGGACCGTGGAGCACCACCGCGCCAATATTGCCGAGAAGCTCAACCTGCGGGGCGCGAATGCGCTGATGAGGTTTGCCATTGCCCACCGCTCCGAGCTGTCGTGA